The following are encoded together in the Macadamia integrifolia cultivar HAES 741 chromosome 10, SCU_Mint_v3, whole genome shotgun sequence genome:
- the LOC122091071 gene encoding basic proline-rich protein-like, producing the protein MGPGGPGGPGGPGGPGGPGPGPGGPGWGPGPGGPGWGPPGPPGPGWGPPGPPGPGFWPGPGPVPIPGPGPGPGPGPGPGPGGFFGGIGNFLSSCISFLCCCWLLNDCFGGPPPPGPPGPPGPGGPPPF; encoded by the exons ATGGGTCCAGGAGGCCCTGGTGGTCCGGGAGGGCCTGGAGGCCCCGGAGGACCAGGACCTGGGCCTGGAGGTCCTGGTTGGGGTCCTGGACCTGGAGGACCTGGTTGGGGTCCTCCGGGACCTCCAGGACCTGGTTGGGGTCCTCCAGGACCTCCAGGACCTGGTTTCTGGCCTGGACCTGGACCTGTACCTATACCTGGACCTGGACCTGGACCTGGACCTGGACCTGGACCTGGACCTGGTGGCTTCTTTGGTGGCATTGGAAACTTCCTATCTTCTTG TATCAGCTTCTTGTGCTGTTGCTGGTTGCTGAACGACTGCTTTGGTGGACCCCCACCTccagggccccctggcccacCTGGTCCCGGTGGGCCACCTCCCTTCTGA